The following nucleotide sequence is from Synchiropus splendidus isolate RoL2022-P1 chromosome 14, RoL_Sspl_1.0, whole genome shotgun sequence.
accaccaccatcattatcatcataatCTCTGTGACCATGGTCTGCATTTGAATCTTCACTCTCCACGAGCATCTTTTTGTTGATGGgagtttcattttcttcagaaaGGCCATGCTTGGCCTGACTTTTATCAGAATATGAATCATAGTTTTCCAATTGGTTTTCTTGAAATTCTCCTGGAgatgattttctttttgaatCTACTCGGTGCTCACTTTCACATACTGGTGGAGTATTCTTTTCTGCTGATGAGTGCCAGCCAGAACCTGAGCTCTCCTGATCAGTGGTGTCgaccttttcttcttcatttacaGGCAACGTTGTTGCTTCCTTTCCTGTTGCTCCACAAACTACAATCTGACCACTTGTTGCACTTTCTCCCAGAGCTGATAAAGCATCccctttttcctcctctgactTTTCTGGTTTGTCCTCTTTGGGTCTATGAGACGATAGCTCTTCAGTCTCGGAAATTTTGTTGTCTGGAACGTCTTCAAAAGTGATGATCTTTTCAACATATGTTATGTCCGTGCCTTCATGTTCTCCTTCTTGGCATTTCTCTTGGTCATCATATGATGTTGTGGCACTTGGACGGTGGCTTATTCGATTCTCATTGAGGGACACCAGCCTATAGTCAACTCTGCAGAAAGACAGGGACTGCTCCTTGCAGTAGTTATCATAGTTGAAGACAGGACCTTTGAAATCTGCCTGGCCTGCTCCCCTGTTATCATCTGGACAGGGTTTCTCATCCGGATCATATTTGGAGGTCTTGTGTTCTTCCACCTCTCTGCCAACAATCTTTTCGTCTGTTATCTCATTCGCAAGATCTTCCTTTTCGTCATTAAAATGACCATTATTATTATCCTCACCTGATACTTTGTCCAACATTGAATATGAAGGCTGGGATAGTCCTGGAGACGCCACATCTCTTTCTCCTTCCATTTCTCGTTCTGCTTCCTTCCCAAAGGTTTGACATACCTGAATGTGATCTTTAGACTCCTGACTGACCTGATCAGTTTTTGTATCTGAGTCAGACTCTGTGCCGCTTCCGAGTTGAATGAATGTCCTTGATAAAGCTTTAACACCATCTGTCGTTGAAGGCAGTGCTGATGATACAGTTTTGGTAATAGCTGCATCTTCTTGTTGACTTGCACAATCTTGCGAGATTGGGTCTTCTTTGGTTGTATGGGCAGAGGTCACTGTTGCTCCATCATCAGCAGATGTTTCTGCAACGTCAAATTCTTTTCCGACTGAATGTTGCTGCATGATAGGAATGACGATAGCATCTTTTGTCTGAGATGAGTCAGGTATAATGCTATGTTCAGACTGAGCTACAGCTGAAGATCCTGCTTGGCCTGTACAAATTAACCCcttttcttcatcattgtcTTTATCTTCAGTTGGTGATTGGAGTGCCAATTCTCCTTCTGGCAGAAGTACAACATTTTTATCAAAGGTTTTCTCCTGCACCGCCTCATTATCCCATTTCTCTTGTCTTGGGCGGTCTGCATCACACgtttcttttttgttgactAATAGTGTTGATTCTTTCTCCTGATTTTCTATTTCACACTCCCTTGACTTTGTACCACCATCTAGGTCACAAACAAACTCCTTTTGCATTGTCTCTTCATTGCTTACatcaagtgcatgtgtgtcttcTTTCTCAGACCCTTCTTGAGTTTTTTGTTCCTCTACGTTCTCTGTCTGGACAACGTGCTGCTTATCTTGTGATGCCtttacctcctcctcctgagttGTACGAGTTTCACACATATCTTCAAGAGATTTGTGTGAATCATCTATTTTGTCTGTTCCTGTCATCTGAGCTGCGTccatatttgtcatttgttcaTCTTGGGATGTATGCTCAGACAAAAGAGAGTCGGGTTTGTCTGCATTTGAATCATGAGTGTCGGCTGGCTGTCCCACATGTGTCTCAATCACCGGTGTTCCACCATCATCTTTGTCATACACCTGACTGATTAATTCCTTGACACCTGTACCTTGAGGGTCAGCTCCTTTCCCTGTGTGGTCCATATCCCTCActttctctccatcatcctTCTCAACAGCCAATACACCGCCTTTGTCCGCTGAACTTAACAAAGCCTTTTTGTCTACCTCGGTAGTTACACCAGTGGTCATTTCTGTTTTCATAGAGTCATGTTCGCTTGtcatcatttctttcatttctttttcttcacataGTTGGACGTCCTTACTGGCTTCTTGCTTCTCAACAACGCGACAATCTATGCTGGTAATATGGCCATGTTTGGACTCAATTTGTACTGTCTCACATGCAGCTCTTTCATTAGTGGCACATACTCCACGCTTGTCTTCATCACATATCATGTCACTGCTTGAGATGGCTTGGATGGAAATGATatcttcacttttcttttgcaACAACATGCCAGCAGCCTCTTCTTTTTCCGATCCAGTCGTTTCTTCACAGCTGTCCTCTGGCTCTGATTTTGAATGTACTGAAGATAAATCATCAAATTGTATGTATCTAATCTCATGagacacttctttttcttccattaACTCAGTAGTTTGGGACTCGTCTTTGCcgtcattcattttcttttcttttccaactGTGGGTCCACCAAACAAATCAGTCTGGTTTCCCTGTAGAATAATTTCACTTGTCTGGTTAAGTGTAATGGCACTTGGGTCTTTGCTCGTTTCATCTTTCTCGATACTCATTTGGTGATGTTCTTCTTGGGTGGTTGAAGCCACAGTCGATGCAGAATCCTTACAAATGATGGCATTCTCTTGAGAGGCATTATTTGAGATTTTAGTATGAGTGCAAACACTGATTTCAGTCTGCTTTATTGTCTCATTCTCGGCATGTATTTGATCAATTTCTGTCTCCCAGTTTTTATCTCCAACTTGTTGATGAGAAagattttgttcatttatttttgctctctcatcctcctcctcctccacagttTTTTGAAGCATATCATCTTTCGTTGTTTTGCATTCCATTGGTTCCACAGGTTTAGTCCTTGGATCAATGAAATTCATCGCTCTTCCATCCATTTTGTCTGAAGCCTCTACATCTGCGGTTTCGATGGTGACTAGTGTTTTGATACAGACAAGCTCCAGTTCTTTATTACAGTCAAAACTCAAGTCTTGTCTTTCTGCATCCACAGGTGCAGCCTCATCTTCAAATCCAGCTTCTGTTTCAGTCGTCTTAGCCACTGTGGTAGTAAAATCCTCCATGTCTTTTTTGTgaacttcatttattttatcatggTGGTGAGTCTGACTGTCTACGTCTGGTTTCTGATCCAGACTCAAGCCTTCTAGCGTCTGAGAATCTCTCAGAACATTTGATGCTGCATCAGTTGTCTCACCTTCAACACCGGACAAATATTTGTCCATTTCTGGCACTACCATAACATGGCCACCTTTCAGGTGTGTGTTAGCTGATTTGGCTGTAGAAGTCAgaacatcatcttcatcactggaGTCTTCTATCACTGCTACATTTTCTGTGCCGCGTTTGCTTCCTGCAGCTGTTGCGAAACAAGAAGATTGTTCTTGCTTTTTCAATACTGTGTCTAGCACCACCATTGTCTTGGTCTCCACTTGTGACTGATGCCCTGGAGAATAAGTTGCACTTGGTGGTCCATGGCTAATAGGTGAGGATGATGTGATGTTCATAGTATTTTTTTCTGGACTGAGACAGTGTGCGTCACTTTCTGCTGTAACCAATGACGAACCAGAATGTTGAGTTATCAAAATTGAGGAGAGGGGTTTGCCAGTTCCATCAATACTCTCCTCAATTGGTAACTTGACAGGTTTAGAATTCACTGCAGTTTTTGAGGCAAAATAGTCAGTGCCAGCAAGCCCCTCATCGTTCTTGTCTCGTAAGTGAGATGTGGTGTCCctttcttgatttttttcttcatttggtGTTTTACTTTCTTCatccttttcttcctcatcttcaaaaACATCACTTTCAACCATTCCAGCTAATGTTTTCTCCAGCACAGACAGATGTGAGTCAGCTGTTGAAGAGAGGGAGGGGTTGTTATCTTCAAACCTCAATGATGGCGGTTGTTCATGAGCTGCAATTGTGACAGATGCAACTGATTGGTCCTCTGCAATAGAAATTGGCTGAGAGATTTTGTCAACCTCCGTAATGGATGTGACAGATGACACGTGCTCTTCCTCAGCAAGTGGAACACGCATGATACTTGTAAACAAAGACACTTGATCTTGCTCACCTTGAATGAAACATTTACCAAGCATCGCGGCTGCTTGTGGCTCTTGCATGCCATAGATATATACAGATGATCTAGTTTGATCAGGGGCAGAGCCATCATAGGCACTAACGTCATAGTGCAGATGTGGAATCCTCTCCTCGACTTCCTCATTGATCTCCTCGTCAGAGATGGTTTGTTCAGTCTCTGAGAATCCTGGAATCGCCTGAACACAGAACACAGCTTCCACTCCTTCAGCTCCATGAACTTCTGCAGTCATCTGAACCTTCTGCCCAGGCtcattgaatgaatgaacattttttcttttgtctttcacttTCTCCACATCATCTTTTGCCTCCTCATCTGCTATTGCATCAAGGTCTTCAACCTCTTCAAGTTCAGCTTTTTCCACACAttcgtcttcatcctcatcatcctttgGATGACATATTTCAAATTCCTCTAACCTTCCTGACAAAAGGTCAGActtatcatttttttccaattttccatGTTTACCATCATATTTGCTCTCTTTCCACTCATCTGTGTACACCTCAATTGCCAAatgttcttcctcctcttcagtctTTCTTTCAACAGCTGGTCCAACCTTCTGtccttcttcctctgctgccaCCTGGAAAGCACCAGCCTCATCCTCAAAGGTATGgctctgttttctctcttgtTGCAACTGGTATTTGTGAATAGGTTCTGCCTCTGATTTGTGTGGCAATGTTTGTTCTGTGGACCTTAGAACTTCAAGTTCAATTTCTTGTATTTCCTGATCTGCATGGAAATCTGGCGACCATTGAGCTATTTCAGGAGGTCCAGCTATTCTCGTGTCATCAGATATTTGTAGTTTCTCATGGTCCTCGTTGGGTTCTTCAGGTGCAGGTTCAGCCATTTCATTTGTGCCTTTTATTTGTGTATGTTCTTGTAGAAGAGTTGGAAGTTTGGCTTCTTCAAGCTTTACTTCACCAGATCCACTCAACTTTGTTGGTTTGACTTTCCCACTCTTGGGTTTACATGACACTTTGGCTCTATGAAGTGTCTTTCTTACTTCTGGTGTAAGCGGTTTAAGATCCGGCTTTGTCATTTTCCTGAGCTCAGGTTTAGATCTATCCTTCACATTTTTCTTCTCGTCAGGCTTTGTGTACTCATCTTTCTTAATTTTCTTGATTTCCTTCTgttccttcttctcttccatttttgATAGTCTTTCctttaagttttttttaaggGATTTTTCTTTGAGAGATTTCTTCTTCTCTGGCATATCTGTTTTAGTTTTGTGAATTCTAGTTGcctttttctcctcttttttttcctctttctctaCAACACTCTCCTTAACAGAGTCACCTTTTACTTCTTCAGGAACTTCTGTCTCTTCATGGGTGTCCATATCTTTTTTCATGGCTTTTGCTGCTGTTGTCTTGGAGGAGCATTTAAGGCTCTCTTTGCTGTCACTTCTGTGCTTCAACTTCTGTTTAACAAGGGGTGTAGGAGCACCTGTAGCAATGTCCTTCTGTGTAGCGACAGGGTATCGGAGGAAGTCAAGGTGCTTCAGTTTTTCCAGTCCTTCTAAAATCTTGTTTTGAGGGGCATTTCCAGGAAACAGCACCCTAACTATCTTTTCTGTAGGGTTTGCTGGAAGCCACACAATCAGAGCTGTAACTGACGTCAAATAGGGGACAGATATTTCACCCTCTTTGCCGTTTGCCAACACAATTCCTGTTTTGGCCTTGCTATTTCCAGCCCACTTCTGCATTAAAAATTGCATCTCTTTGCTGTCTTTCACAGGGTTCAGAATATACATGTCTAACCTGCCCACTCCCATTTTGTGGAACAATGTAATGGCTTCAATTGTGTTGCAGACCACACGTAGCAATGGCTCTGGTTTGATGCCTAGTTTGTTAAGCAACTGCAGAGTCAACGAAGCTTCTTCAATGCTGCGCTTCACTTTCAGATTTGATTCTGGTAAACGTAGCTTCTCAGGAACATTGAAGAACACCACGCCTATGTCTGGAGAAATAAGATTCTTAACCCATTCATTGTAATTTGTAGAGTCTTGAGATTTCTCCTCCTCTCGCTCTGCAATCTTTCTCTGAAGAAGCCCATTGATACCAGGGAGGTTATCAGCACCAATGTGGGTCAAAAGAACTGAGTCAATACGATCCAGGTGGCGCACCAACTTCCAGAAGCAGGACTTTCTTTCAGATCCACCATCCACTAAGATGTTGAAGCCATTCACAGCAAACAGAGCCGAGTCTCCTCGTCCCCCAGGGAAGATGTAACAGCATGGCTTGGACAGTTTTAGGAAACCTCCAGATGTTGGCGGCTCCAACAGATCAAACGGTGAGGGGACATCCACTGTCTCACAGACATAGTCCGAGAACTCGCTGATACCCTCCATACGGGGCAGGACTGGTGCAGGATTTAGCTTGTATTCTAGGAAGGCGTGAAGAGTAGGCAGTTGTCCCAAGGAATTCCAGCTCCCGACACCACGGCAAGACACCGTTAGTGTAGCCTCATGCTTTGGGGTTGCTGCCCCCACCAATTGTTTGACCTTCAGAAAGAATAAAGTAGACTTGTTATCATCTGCCTAACAATGTGCCCAACATATCTTTAGAGACTAAACATATTCAGACTAGACAGATATATATTCTGCATGTGTGGATATGTGTGGGTAGAAGTAGATAAtacaaggaaaaagaaaatgcataatTGAAGTACAAAACTATGATTATATTTCATGCATGCCCTGCCCTCTAATGGGATTCACAATGGGTATTGCATCCAAAGCACCACCTTAGCGCTGACCAAGATTCACGCACTTGCTGCCCAACAGGTGGAAGTATGGCCTTCCCCAATAAAAACGGCTACTTCTGTTTAATACGCAGTTTAACTAGAATGGTATACACTTGTCATTGTTAAGTTCAAGATCTCTCTTGGCTGATGTCTCTATTGGCCCTTTTCCATTACAGGTTCTAGTGACGGGAAAGCGTGTAGTCTGCCAGGTTCCTACTTCAAGATCTGCCACTGAGTGTGACCACTATGTGGAGTTGACTACACCTGCAGAATCTTGGCTGGTGATCTATGTGGCTTCTCTCATATGATCACCACAGTCGAATGTTTTCAAAGCAAACATGTTTCCATTGCAAGCGCTGTATATTTTTGATGTGTCTCCTAAATCCCTGCGTTTAAGAGTTGAGAGCCTAATCGGCTTAACATCCCAGCATCTTCAGGCAGGGACACACGGGTGGTCACCCATTGACGATCGAGTCACGCGGGTGGGCCACACCAGGCCTGGGATCATGTCGCACTAGTCCTGTTGTTTCAAATCACACTGATGAGCACTGCAGTAGGATGCATTCCAAACAGGGCAATGCCATATACCTGCAATTACTAGAGTGGCTGGAGTGGGTCCGGGCAGACGACTGTCTGCTGATGTCCAGTGCTGGCGGCGTCTCTTCTCTTTGAAGCATCTACAGTCAGCCCTCGCAGTGCACAAGACAGAGACAGGATACATGCCGTCTGCCTGTAGTGATTTCAGCTAACTATCTAGTGACCATCTTTGAAGCACCATGATTGGTCACTCTTGAAGAAGCTTTTGTGTCTCTAGACACCTTACCTTTTGTGGGAAccagcctttgtttttgttcactatGACAGTGGTGCTGCAGTGATGCATGTCAACCTATAGGGAAGCATCGGGTCCCCACTCGCCACAGTGTGGCAGGTGGGATAAAGAGGCTTCGTGGCACACGTCAGAATGGCAggctgtctctctctgtgtgacaGCTGGGCACGTAGCACCCCCCTTTAACAGGGCTTCATCTTAGGAGTTTGCATTGCCCCTTCCTGGTCAACATTGCCAGAATGTTATCTCCTCCCCTGGATCACGCTGTTCGGAGCAATGAGGTCAGATGCCTGCATCCTCCATTGTAGATTCAACTTGAGGGTCTTGAAAAAGCAGGTTGTCATGTCCGCAGTCAGCTGGCAGTACATTTATCCACACGTCTCTGCTTGGTTTCTACCCATAGCAAAGCCTGCTCGAGGGCTGAGCTTGCAGCAAATAGAAACTGTGGTTACTTCAGTGTACAGATGCGTGTGATGCCTTCTATATGTGCTGCCTCATTTTAAATGAGGATTAAATGGAACCGGGTCCTTTTATAGGGGAAGGCCATACTGGCCCACACTGGGCGAAGAGTGCATGGTTCTTTCGAAGCGAATTAGAGGGTGTCATAGACATTCGCAGAAACAAGGGGTTTGGGTTTATTTTCCTGTTGCATGAAATCTTTGTTCCCTTTTTATGACATCTGTATATCTGAATTTTCAGTAATGGACTTATGAACAGTGAGACCAGTACAATACATTATGTGACTGACAAACACGTCAGTAACTTGATGATTTCTTTTGTAGTGACAGAAGTTAGAATGTCCGCTCAACTCACCAGCATCCATTCATGTGTTGTACGCAATCATCACCTTTTTTcactattcatttttaattattttatttccattaatcatttttatttctctttttatttctctCATGTTCAATAGGAAGAAACTATAACAAATTGGTCTATTGAGTAAATTTTGTGCAGAATCCCATGGGAGGTTGCACTCACCTGGTGGCAAGTGGTTCAATGTTTTCATAAGTGTTTTCGATAAAAGAAGTGGAGGATGACACTTAAGGCGTTATTGTGGTACAGGAGCAACCCTAAGGAAATGTCTCAGCCAAAGATATTGTTTcttgtatttattgatttaccTGGACTTCTATTTGTTTTAGAAGGATTTTAATAATTCTTCACAAACTTGACGGGGTTCTTCAGATGACGCAGCTGCTTTGTCAGTGTCCTTCacgtttgttatttgttttgctattattttattcactttgttttgttgactcACAGGTGtggtatgaataatttaatCATACATATAGTATACAGTGACAACACAGTGGTATTCTATTGTCCACTGTCACTGACCAAACacagaacactctttcatcattataTTATGATGTTGAAGGGGTTTGGTCGTCCTAAAGCCACGTCGTCTCTGCAAACACAGCGAAGCCTTATGAACGCTTTCCCATCTGGACTTCACAGCGGGGAACCGATGAGAGGAACCGAAATTAACCATTCTTAATCATTCCAGAGAATCTGACAATTTTGAACAGGATCTGAATAGGCACCGGTTGTCGAAGCCCACCCCGACCCGCCAGTACTGAGGCTTTACAATGTTACAATGTGAAGTGCTACTAACTCACTGCAATACATCATTTTGCAGCATTTACGCACATGAATTGGTGGTGGTAAAAGAAGCCTCGTATTGTTTTAAAGTGACAGGTTAAAACAATAGGCATTTTTTAAGgggttatttgttttgtttttttttcatcttgcaATCCTCTCCATTTTACATGGGATGATTAGACATTACAGTGCAGTCTCAACACGCCATAGACATATTGACTCACCGTGGGGCCATCAAAGACGCTTGAAAATGTTTGGTATGTGAAAATCCCAGTTTGAAGAAGAAGGCCTCTGTGATCAGGGATTTGGCCACTCAAGACCAGGAGCTTGTGTCCTGCCGAGTCTGTGACCAAAGACTGGATCTGCATGAGAAACAGCATAttagacatttgttttttatctggGTCTCTGATCTTGCAGTGGAATTATTTCTACTATTTCAGTTGTGCATGATTATTTATTTGGATGAATAAGAACCGTGCCCGAGTCCTGAAGCCCATATGTGGCAAAAAAAGACACCACATGAGAGAAGAAAatatggatggttggatggatggatagatgctTTTGACTTGAGTTACAGCAGGTCTGGTTTGTCCTTTTTACCCCAGGGAGTTAAAAGCAGAAGCGACACACCAAGACAATCTTACTACTTCACTTTCAGTCAATGGGCCAGTTTCCACCAGGAGCGCAGTGCTATGGAGCACTAACATAGTAGTATATTTGACGCTGACCACTCCTCGTCAATTTGGAGTACACAAAGTTGCTCAGGCAGGAATTTCAAAACTTCATATTAAAAGATGTATCTCACAGGAAATACCAACATTACAACATATTCTGCTACACAACTATTGCTGGCTGACAATACGAGAggtgaaatcattttaaaaatatggtACTcgacagcaaaaaaaataatgaagaacAAAGAATTGTTTTCTAAAGAAAATGACAAAGGCatagaaatgacaaaaaaagtgtggTGTTAATTGGATTTTTCCAGTGTAGATGAATGGTATGCTACAACTTCAAGTGAAACTGTCAGCAGTCGTGTTGAGCACCAGTAAGTCTGAGAGTGAGCTGTCGCATTTGTCCCTCTGCCTCGACACTGATGACCATGACAGCATACAGCAACATAATGTTGGCTTGTTCTttacgaaaacaaaaaaaaatgggtgtTGAAATATTTGGTCACATCTCTTTCTTTCCCAAATGTAAATTGCCTATCAATGTAGATgtgattattgttattgttcgaTTATAGAAAAAAGTGTCCATAATAACAGTCAATTTTTATA
It contains:
- the map1ab gene encoding microtubule-associated protein 1B isoform X2 — encoded protein: MSGLRSVAGCAGQRTLHFCSDVLETVVLVNPSQDCILTEIQSLVTDSAGHKLLVLSGQIPDHRGLLLQTGIFTYQTFSSVFDGPTVKQLVGAATPKHEATLTVSCRGVGSWNSLGQLPTLHAFLEYKLNPAPVLPRMEGISEFSDYVCETVDVPSPFDLLEPPTSGGFLKLSKPCCYIFPGGRGDSALFAVNGFNILVDGGSERKSCFWKLVRHLDRIDSVLLTHIGADNLPGINGLLQRKIAEREEEKSQDSTNYNEWVKNLISPDIGVVFFNVPEKLRLPESNLKVKRSIEEASLTLQLLNKLGIKPEPLLRVVCNTIEAITLFHKMGVGRLDMYILNPVKDSKEMQFLMQKWAGNSKAKTGIVLANGKEGEISVPYLTSVTALIVWLPANPTEKIVRVLFPGNAPQNKILEGLEKLKHLDFLRYPVATQKDIATGAPTPLVKQKLKHRSDSKESLKCSSKTTAAKAMKKDMDTHEETEVPEEVKGDSVKESVVEKEEKKEEKKATRIHKTKTDMPEKKKSLKEKSLKKNLKERLSKMEEKKEQKEIKKIKKDEYTKPDEKKNVKDRSKPELRKMTKPDLKPLTPEVRKTLHRAKVSCKPKSGKVKPTKLSGSGEVKLEEAKLPTLLQEHTQIKGTNEMAEPAPEEPNEDHEKLQISDDTRIAGPPEIAQWSPDFHADQEIQEIELEVLRSTEQTLPHKSEAEPIHKYQLQQERKQSHTFEDEAGAFQVAAEEEGQKVGPAVERKTEEEEEHLAIEVYTDEWKESKYDGKHGKLEKNDKSDLLSGRLEEFEICHPKDDEDEDECVEKAELEEVEDLDAIADEEAKDDVEKVKDKRKNVHSFNEPGQKVQMTAEVHGAEGVEAVFCVQAIPGFSETEQTISDEEINEEVEERIPHLHYDVSAYDGSAPDQTRSSVYIYGMQEPQAAAMLGKCFIQGEQDQVSLFTSIMRVPLAEEEHVSSVTSITEVDKISQPISIAEDQSVASVTIAAHEQPPSLRFEDNNPSLSSTADSHLSVLEKTLAGMVESDVFEDEEEKDEESKTPNEEKNQERDTTSHLRDKNDEGLAGTDYFASKTAVNSKPVKLPIEESIDGTGKPLSSILITQHSGSSLVTAESDAHCLSPEKNTMNITSSSPISHGPPSATYSPGHQSQVETKTMVVLDTVLKKQEQSSCFATAAGSKRGTENVAVIEDSSDEDDVLTSTAKSANTHLKGGHVMVVPEMDKYLSGVEGETTDAASNVLRDSQTLEGLSLDQKPDVDSQTHHHDKINEVHKKDMEDFTTTVAKTTETEAGFEDEAAPVDAERQDLSFDCNKELELVCIKTLVTIETADVEASDKMDGRAMNFIDPRTKPVEPMECKTTKDDMLQKTVEEEEDERAKINEQNLSHQQVGDKNWETEIDQIHAENETIKQTEISVCTHTKISNNASQENAIICKDSASTVASTTQEEHHQMSIEKDETSKDPSAITLNQTSEIILQGNQTDLFGGPTVGKEKKMNDGKDESQTTELMEEKEVSHEIRYIQFDDLSSVHSKSEPEDSCEETTGSEKEEAAGMLLQKKSEDIISIQAISSSDMICDEDKRGVCATNERAACETVQIESKHGHITSIDCRVVEKQEASKDVQLCEEKEMKEMMTSEHDSMKTEMTTGVTTEVDKKALLSSADKGGVLAVEKDDGEKVRDMDHTGKGADPQGTGVKELISQVYDKDDGGTPVIETHVGQPADTHDSNADKPDSLLSEHTSQDEQMTNMDAAQMTGTDKIDDSHKSLEDMCETRTTQEEEVKASQDKQHVVQTENVEEQKTQEGSEKEDTHALDVSNEETMQKEFVCDLDGGTKSRECEIENQEKESTLLVNKKETCDADRPRQEKWDNEAVQEKTFDKNVVLLPEGELALQSPTEDKDNDEEKGLICTGQAGSSAVAQSEHSIIPDSSQTKDAIVIPIMQQHSVGKEFDVAETSADDGATVTSAHTTKEDPISQDCASQQEDAAITKTVSSALPSTTDGVKALSRTFIQLGSGTESDSDTKTDQVSQESKDHIQVCQTFGKEAEREMEGERDVASPGLSQPSYSMLDKVSGEDNNNGHFNDEKEDLANEITDEKIVGREVEEHKTSKYDPDEKPCPDDNRGAGQADFKGPVFNYDNYCKEQSLSFCRVDYRLVSLNENRISHRPSATTSYDDQEKCQEGEHEGTDITYVEKIITFEDVPDNKISETEELSSHRPKEDKPEKSEEEKGDALSALGESATSGQIVVCGATGKEATTLPVNEEEKVDTTDQESSGSGWHSSAEKNTPPVCESEHRVDSKRKSSPGEFQENQLENYDSYSDKSQAKHGLSEENETPINKKMLVESEDSNADHGHRDYDDNDGGGDDSNKGASFSGVDVEKGARELSEKELCWHYVDDGTTPVGSNETCPELSATEEQISPDDNKDIAIAEPPGIAAPTTQTKPQQSQLGEPDKTATNLEPIEMIEAKWDDQTISSSTTSQVVMETCPKDDQMETTVHTDIHQESDSDIKHQQDEYMVVTKTAPGKPSVDCKLPPFASSTTKPSLISSPDAQESSSSLHVSADISIDTGEMEEATRDKVPDHFQESRMQYQIESQQPAMTEQKHIQHVLVTQQDEVKTTSDVEERKCVSSTILSKLEVMDPQQVFREANLSKSDSEETSREKTPDPEDKIESDDTLLESQIEGKEQQSQRAMKGMEGEDGMVEEVQIKEGRISQGTPERMETRRRSSLSDWELLQKPDDYPGDPLSEFGDDNEEQKAYEWLASGCSTTLEMCHSETLSEDMKTSCPPDLNISAPVHTSCDNNQVSTEEVEEDCSSRSSQKEVQGCHDQHSVKRKSHKKSQHLSDGGQQPCSTMATLAGEETPLTSASESMNSHSDSDVPPETEECPSLTAEVNLDSDEDAEHLPVDKFGDTGHHPPSSRTSQQFDDPLPRSQKDPIPHPPNPDVCMVDPEALLNDHAGADKPFKKHYKSPKGPRKPKSASPAQKNSRIKFSTPAKSSSRDTPTVTSFQKKDTERSSRLNRSSETHGSRGELPNPGKALLSGSKTSSGNNYQKCSSSVPPGAPVYVDLAYVPNHCSAKNVDQEFFKRVRAAYYVLSGNDPSGGEPSREVLNAFLEGKAQWGSNLQVTLIPTHDTEMTREWYQQTHERQQDLNIMVLASSSTVVMQDESFPACKIEF